In Papaver somniferum cultivar HN1 chromosome 1, ASM357369v1, whole genome shotgun sequence, a genomic segment contains:
- the LOC113278893 gene encoding uncharacterized protein LOC113278893 has product MNDSCSSVDSAFRRKVWGIDCLPKIKFFLWKIFTHMLPVNSLLHIYNPNVDVTCPLCHSHEETVMHLFINCHVVSHIWFGLSLQHLTLIDLEWIDDIFLYWHDSALGISPFKVSWPSVGVVVMWCVWKLRCDVLFRNVSIDLERVIMDIKRMISSYITPQLRSSGISRDVKIPISEVDHFMFVDGSYKDFKMGVGVIWCDVAGNVRSSRSDFGLIPDVVGAEVSALILAISWAEEMNLPKVVFVSDCLQLVNFVNGDSSNVEWRSVDLLEHCQSLLSSSLSFKIMYIKQEGQLECCL; this is encoded by the exons ATGAATGATTCTTGCTCTTCTGTTGATTCTGCTTTTCGGAGAAAAGTTTGGGGTATTGATTGTTTGCCGAAAATTAAGTTCTTTTTGTGGAAAATTTTTACGCATATGCTTCCGGTTAACTCTTTACTTCATATTTATAACCCGAATGTGGATGTGACATGTCCTCTTTGTCATTCTCATGAAGAAACTGTTATGCATTTGTTTATTAACTGCCATGTTGTCTCTCATATTTGGTTTGGGCTTTCTTTACAACACCTTACTTTGATTGATTTGGAGTGGATTGATGATATTTTTCTATATTGGCATGATTCTGCTCTTGGAATTTCTCCCTTTAAAGTTTCTTGGCCtagtgttggtgttgttgttaTGTGGTGTGTTTGGAAGTTGAGGTGTGATGTTCTCTTCAGAAATGTCTCCATTGATTTGGAAAGGGTCATTATGGATATCAAGAGAATGATTAGTTCCTATATCACTCCTCAGTTACGCTCTTCTGGTATTAGTCGTGATGTTAAGATCCCAATTTCTGAAGTGGATCATTTTATGTTTGTTGATGGATCGTATAAAGATTTTAAAATGGGTGTTGGTGTTATCTGGTGTGATGTAGCAGGAAATGTAAGAAGTTCACGCTCGGATTTTGGGTTGATTCCAGATGTAGTAGGTGCTGAAGTTTCTGCTCTAATTTTGGCGATCTCTTGGGCAGAAGAGATGAATCTTCCCAAAGTTGTTTTTGTTAGTGATTGTCTCCAACTGGTGAATTTTGTGAATGGAGACAGTTCTAATGTGGAGTGGAGAAGTGTGGATCTTCTTGAACATTGTCAGAGTTTACTTTCCAGTTCTTTGTCTTTTAAAATTATGTATATTAAGCAG GAAGGACAACTTGAATGTTGTCTATAA
- the LOC113278056 gene encoding protein ZINC INDUCED FACILITATOR 1-like isoform X1 has product MAAENQEPLLEKIYYDNCPGCKVDRMKETKLGIPYKELSFIWIVVLCTALPISSLFPFLYFMIRDFHIAKKVEDIGYYAGYVGSAFMFGRVLTSVFWGVVADRYGRKPVIMFGTFSVVIFNTLFGLSTNFWMAIATRFLLGCFNGLLGPMKAYACEVCRDEYQALSLSLVSTAKGVGLILGPALGGFLAQPADKYPSLFPEGSLFATFPYFLPCLCISIYAAAACIACFWLPETLHMHGESSGKENIEAANSKDAKESLWTNWPLISSIIVYCVFSLHETAYSEIFSLWAVSPRNLGGLSFTTENVGEVLAITGFSLLAFQIFLYPVVEKIFGHIKITRVAAILSVPLLTSYTLIAKLSGISLAIALNLASLFKNVLSLAIITGMFILQNSAVPQNQRGAANGLSMTAMSLFKAFGPAGGGVLFSWSQTRMDASFLPGTQMVFFILNVVEVIGLLMTFKPFLTFRQNL; this is encoded by the exons ATGGCAGCTGAAAATCAAGAACCATTGTTGGAGAAAATATATTACGATAATTGTCCTGGTTGTAAAGTTGATCGAATGAAAGAGACCAAACTTGGGATTCCTTACAAAGAACTTTCCTTCATATGGATTGTTGTATTATGCACTG CTTTGCCAATATCATCCCTCTTTCCATTTCTATACTTCATG ataagagatttccATATTGCGAAGAAAGTTGAAGATATTGGATACTATGCAGGATATGTAG GGTCTGCGTTtatgtttggaagagttttgacTTCTGTTTTCTGGGGAGTTGTAGCGGATCGATATGGTCGAAAACCTGTTATAATGTTTGGTACTTTTTCAGT GGTTATCTTCAACACTCTATTTGGTCTCAGTACAAACTTTTGGATGGCAATTGCTACTAGGTTTCTTCTTGGATGCTTTAATGGTCTACTTGGTCCAATGAAG GCATATGCGTGTGAAGTTTGCCGAGATGAATATCAAGCTTTGTCATTGTCGCTT GTTAGTACCGCAAAGGGAGTAGGGCTAATCCTTGGTCCCGCACTTGGAGGGTTTTTAGCACAG CCTGCAGACAAGTATCCAAGCTTATTTCCTGAGGGATCTCTCTTTGCAAC ATTTCCATATTTCCTACCCTGTCTCTGTATATCAATATATGCCGCGGCTGCATGCATAGCTTGTTTTTGGCTGCCG gAAACATTACACATGCATGGTGAATCGAGTGGGAAAGAAAATATAGAAGCAGCAAATTCAAAAGATGCTAAAGAAAGTCTTTGGACGAATTGGCCATTAATATCTTCAATCATTGTATATTGTGTTTTCTCACTCCATGAAACAGCATACTCAGAG ATATTCTCGTTGTGGGCTGTTAGTCCTAGAAATCTTGGAGGATTGAGCTTTACCACTGAGAACGTTGGCGAAGTTCTTGCAATCACAGGTTTCAGTCTTCTAGCGTTTCAAATTTTTCTGTATCCGGTTGTTGAGAAGATTTTTGGACACATAAAGATAACTCGTGTTGCAGCG ATTTTATCTGTACCATTGTTAACAAGTTACACACTAATAGCAAAACTATCTGGGATCAGTCTCGCAATAGCACTAAATTTGGCATCCCTGTTCAAGAATGTTCTTTCT CTTGCCATTATCACTGGAATGTTCATCCTTCAAAACAGCGCAGTG CCTCAAAACCAAAGAGGAGCTGCCAATGGTCTGTCAATGACTGCGATGTCTCTTTTTAAAGCGTTTGGTCCAGCTGGTGGTGGTGTTCT GTTTTCGTGGTCACAAACGCGCATGGATGCTTCATTTCTTCCTG GCACTCAGATGGTTTTTTTCATCCTAAATGTGGTTGAGGTGATAGGATTACTAATGACCTTCAAACCGTTTCTGACGTTTCGACAAAATCTTTGA
- the LOC113278056 gene encoding protein ZINC INDUCED FACILITATOR 1-like isoform X2, with amino-acid sequence MAAENQEPLLEKIYYDNCPGCKVDRMKETKLGIPYKELSFIWIVVLCTALPISSLFPFLYFMIRDFHIAKKVEDIGYYAGYVGSAFMFGRVLTSVFWGVVADRYGRKPVIMFGTFSVVIFNTLFGLSTNFWMAIATRFLLGCFNGLLGPMKAYACEVCRDEYQALSLSLVSTAKGVGLILGPALGGFLAQPADKYPSLFPEGSLFATFPYFLPCLCISIYAAAACIACFWLPETLHMHGESSGKENIEAANSKDAKESLWTNWPLISSIIVYCVFSLHETAYSEIFSLWAVSPRNLGGLSFTTENVGEVLAITGFSLLAFQIFLYPVVEKIFGHIKITRVAAILSVPLLTSYTLIAKLSGISLAIALNLASLFKNVLSPQNQRGAANGLSMTAMSLFKAFGPAGGGVLFSWSQTRMDASFLPGTQMVFFILNVVEVIGLLMTFKPFLTFRQNL; translated from the exons ATGGCAGCTGAAAATCAAGAACCATTGTTGGAGAAAATATATTACGATAATTGTCCTGGTTGTAAAGTTGATCGAATGAAAGAGACCAAACTTGGGATTCCTTACAAAGAACTTTCCTTCATATGGATTGTTGTATTATGCACTG CTTTGCCAATATCATCCCTCTTTCCATTTCTATACTTCATG ataagagatttccATATTGCGAAGAAAGTTGAAGATATTGGATACTATGCAGGATATGTAG GGTCTGCGTTtatgtttggaagagttttgacTTCTGTTTTCTGGGGAGTTGTAGCGGATCGATATGGTCGAAAACCTGTTATAATGTTTGGTACTTTTTCAGT GGTTATCTTCAACACTCTATTTGGTCTCAGTACAAACTTTTGGATGGCAATTGCTACTAGGTTTCTTCTTGGATGCTTTAATGGTCTACTTGGTCCAATGAAG GCATATGCGTGTGAAGTTTGCCGAGATGAATATCAAGCTTTGTCATTGTCGCTT GTTAGTACCGCAAAGGGAGTAGGGCTAATCCTTGGTCCCGCACTTGGAGGGTTTTTAGCACAG CCTGCAGACAAGTATCCAAGCTTATTTCCTGAGGGATCTCTCTTTGCAAC ATTTCCATATTTCCTACCCTGTCTCTGTATATCAATATATGCCGCGGCTGCATGCATAGCTTGTTTTTGGCTGCCG gAAACATTACACATGCATGGTGAATCGAGTGGGAAAGAAAATATAGAAGCAGCAAATTCAAAAGATGCTAAAGAAAGTCTTTGGACGAATTGGCCATTAATATCTTCAATCATTGTATATTGTGTTTTCTCACTCCATGAAACAGCATACTCAGAG ATATTCTCGTTGTGGGCTGTTAGTCCTAGAAATCTTGGAGGATTGAGCTTTACCACTGAGAACGTTGGCGAAGTTCTTGCAATCACAGGTTTCAGTCTTCTAGCGTTTCAAATTTTTCTGTATCCGGTTGTTGAGAAGATTTTTGGACACATAAAGATAACTCGTGTTGCAGCG ATTTTATCTGTACCATTGTTAACAAGTTACACACTAATAGCAAAACTATCTGGGATCAGTCTCGCAATAGCACTAAATTTGGCATCCCTGTTCAAGAATGTTCTTTCT CCTCAAAACCAAAGAGGAGCTGCCAATGGTCTGTCAATGACTGCGATGTCTCTTTTTAAAGCGTTTGGTCCAGCTGGTGGTGGTGTTCT GTTTTCGTGGTCACAAACGCGCATGGATGCTTCATTTCTTCCTG GCACTCAGATGGTTTTTTTCATCCTAAATGTGGTTGAGGTGATAGGATTACTAATGACCTTCAAACCGTTTCTGACGTTTCGACAAAATCTTTGA